The genomic segment TTTCACGTGTCTATGCTGCGGATGATATGTTGGTGATGATAGCTATAAGATTCAGCCAGAGCATGTGGAGCtcgatgagaatttgacttatgaggagggcCCAATATCTATTCTTGATAGTCAAGTGCGACAATTGAGGTCGAAGAAAGTAGCTTTAGTCAAATTGAAATGGCGTAATCACCCAACCGAAGAGGCTACTTGGGGGGGACGTATGCGAGATAAATATCCTCGTTTATTTGACGCGGCAATTATGATCTAGATCCGTTCGAGGATGAGCGTTATTTTAAGTGGTGAACAATGTAATAACCCGATTTTTAAATAAGGgtttatttagtaattttagctaaaaggaattaaaaaaaaaagaaattcgtaattagaattaaaaaagaaaattgaaaagaagCAATTTAGTGGGCCAAGCccaaggaaaaaaggaaaaaaaaaggacttcAAAAGTTAGACCATCGGACGTGAAGGATTAATTGTacaaggaaaaaaggaaaaaaaaaggaaatgtgCCAACGATGGAGAAAAACCGatgggacaaaaaaaaaaggagaaaaagaaaggaaaaagaggataaaaataagaactttcatcccaaatcatcaaggtaatgactctaatctttttatttaagtttattacataattGTAGGTGAATCTTTATAGAGAAAATATGGGGATATTTTGAGGAATTGAGAAAAGTTTAGCTCTAGGGTTCTTGACcaaaatcattgatttgaaagggcaaatagtgtcggattttagacttctatatATCATTGAAGGCCTTTCCGAAAACATAAGTATTATCGGGTTTGAACACATTGACCGGAAGGCGTTCGTCCTTTAAAAATTTGACTTTAACGTTTAAGCCtctaaaaaatatagaagtggtTTACCACAAGGGTTTGACcattctaaatcatttttgtgtAGTTTTAGGCAATCAGGAGACTCGAGGAAACGCGGTTTTGATTTATTGGGAAGTgtgcttgaattgtgaatttgaggtaagtgAGACTTTAAGTTTTAGGTACTTGCTTTTCAAAAcccgttttaaaaatatattttgtctgCACAGTCGTAAATGTGTTGGGGGCGAGCGTGTGCTTAGCGAGAATCGATGGTCCTTCGTGCCGACcgcatatactttattttcaaataatccaaaactctttataaattgttttgtgatgtgatatagTGTGAGCcatgatattggggcattgtgtatgcttccgcttagcattgtgtatgcttcttgattatattggggcattgtgtgTGCTTCCTCGCGTGTGTATGCTTAatgatattggggcattgtgtatgtttcccttagcattgtgtatgcttcacGACATATTTGGCACATTGTGTATGTTGCGAGTGGATTAATAGTGTTGACTAATTCTTTAAGCACCACTTATGACGGTTCGTAGTGTAAATTgtgttgagatatataatatatttgataaaTAGTGGTTTGGACCTTGGTTGCTTtattatataatgatatattcatgtgtataatatttttgtgcttgttgtgtgtttgcATTTCTAACACTTGTTCAGTATTTGAAGTGGCGGGTCGAGGGATCTTCTTgggttatatttatgtataactcaCTCCTTACTGCGTGTCCGTACGAATCTTGTCGTTGAGAACGAGAGCCAGTAATTGAAGACTTTGTGAGTGGATTCACATTCTTGAGTTGAGCCACCGCGTTGTTCATGGAGCTGAAGGCCATTTTGACTTTATCTAGTTTATTtctagttatttcttttattttgggtttacaTGCACAGAACTCTCGACTTCATAGCCTTTCCATTAGATGCTCCGTGGTCTTCGTGGGATGTGGGCTAGAATTCTTTTTTATCTTAGCGTTGGTTGGTTTTCATAAATCGATTATGGATTTGGTTGGCGACTATTtcgcatttttatcattaataacgtTGTTGGACTGcgcttattttcttttagtgctTTTGTAAATGATTAAGAGTATGATATATGGATTACTTTGACGTGTAGTGTTCTTTGGGTGCCAATCCATCTAAAGTATTTTGGGATGTGACAATAAGGTCAGATTTAACCTCAACTTCTAACCGAAAAAAGGCAAAAACAAGATTGTTTCCTAACGGGGATGATATTAGACCACAAGTTTGATGGAGAACAAAGTTGCTCAATTTCACATAATACAAGTGCAAATTCAACTTTTTTTCCCAAACGAATCATCTATGTCATAAGTATTAAGTAGTGCAAAACTGATGTCTAGGTTAAAATTAGGTCtaaaccatccataaaacaagattgaagTATCCAACTAATGAACTAATCGGAAAAGGCCAAGTAcctttgaactttgaaaaatagttcattcatacccttcgttatactttagggccaattatacccttacggTTATACTATGaggtcaattatacccttaatctgcttgttgccacgtggcatcatcctagcccttcaaaattattttaccctcaaataattttttactcactaaaataactcaatcaggccgtttttttttttcgaaaaaataatacggataatttttccaaaaaaaatataaaaataattccgtattattttcttttgaaaaaaaaaaattcggtcggattgagttattttagtgagtaaaaaattatttgaggtaaaataattttgaagaaataGGGTGCCACGTGGCTGAAAAGTTAGGCATAGAGCTATAAGTGACCCATAATTAATACTAAAgaataacgaagggtatggatgaacctTTTTTCAGAAGTTGAGAACTATTTTGAAGTTGAGTGGTACAGCCATAAACTAATTCATGGATGTGTAACCTCCTTTTTTAGGATAAGAATATCATTCTAATGAGCTGGGAAATACCATGAACATATACATTAAGAATAATCTTTACAGTAAGATGAAATTACATGACACAGAAATGAAAGACCTAGAAATTGCTGCatagttttaattttattcttttcaaattgaaaatgtttattttgggaaattgaGAAAAGCTAAAGCTTGGAGAATagtgtttatttatttaatattttcttgtttcttcacAAGTTTGAAATATCATCTATCGTCCCTTTTTGAAGTGCATGGTTCTTTACAAAATGCTTTCTGTCACAGAATCTATACCAATGAGTGACCACTGAATAATTACTCAAGAAGAAATTATTCTCTTTTCCTACTTAttttcttgcatatatatattggcATCCTTTCTTGAAATCTTTCATCAACTTGATATTCTCTCTATAACTTCTAATTTATTCTCTTAGGCAAAACACAAATTCCTTATTATTTCAATCCAAGAAGTGAGTAGGATTAATGGCATCAAGGAGAATTCACAAGGAACTAAGGGAGTTACAAAGAGACCCTCCTACTTCATGTAGTGCAGGTaccaaaatgttttttttaatgtaCTTATCATCCGTCATCCCAAAGGGATCAGAGGTTGTAATGGAATGGTAAATCCTTTTACATTCTTAATCAAATGTTTCGTTCTGGACCCTTGGTACGAAGTCGTCTTTGATAGAGAGCGTTATTCGATGTGAAGTCAAATTAGTCAGACTTCAAAACAGATACTTGAACTGGGTGGGAAAAAGCAACGGGGAACGAGGCTGAATTTACTAAGGGGTCCTTTGGCGTAATCCATGACATTGTCATGGATTTCAAAATTCACTCTAGTATCCTGAACTTTTCACTTGTTTAAGTTCGAAATTCACGACACTATCATATGATGTTTCAGCATAATAAATAACTACTTatccataaattttcaaacACTGGCTATCTttaaattattcttttttttttttttccaggtcCTGTGGCTCAGGATATGTTTCATTGGCAAGCAACCATTATTGGCCCAAATGACAGCCCTTATGCAGGTGGTGTTTTTCATGTGGCCATCCATTTCCCCCCTGATTACCCTTTCAAACCCCCCAAggtaagatttaaaaaaaaaaaaaaaaattacacgaTATAACATCTCAAcaaaattaacaacataataactttaatttttatcttttacaAATTTTAATCAGTATAATCGCTATAATCAGTATGACTACTTACACTAATATACGCTTATCTTACACTTATTATATACTTGTTATACATTGAGTATACACCAACGATGGCTATAACCTGTTATGGTCAAACGGGTTAATTCTTTAGTCGGCTGGCTAAAAATGTTAAAATTCCTTTTTAAGCCAAATAAATGAtcattttgaaaaagatttaTTTATACTTGATGTTACACAGATGATtaaaaacacaacatatatttgTTTGATAAACTTTTATCTTTTAATCATGGAATTATTAAGTGTTTTCACCTTAATTTAGCATATAACTACAACAAATTAATAAGAATAGTATTACGTAAATATGAATGTAAATTAGTATTTATCATCCtcactcacaaaaaaaaataggaatagTGGGGAAAACATTATAGAAATGATtataaatatcattcataatattgGCAGGTGGCTTTCAAGACCAAAGTTTTCCACCCAAATATAAACAATAATGGAAATATTTGTTTGGACATTCTTAAGGATCAATGGAGTCCTGCCCTCACCATATCCAAGGTACTTATATATTGTTAATATATGTTGCTTTTCCTTTCCTCTCCCTAAATGATTACTAATCTACTTCTTCATAGTTTTTGTGACATGGTGCCAAACTTAATGACACATTTAACGTAGAGTCAGTAGGTTCTGCTCTTTATATAATTACCTTTTTGTTTTATGCACATGCACACGTATCTATAGTTTGAACTGGACATAATAAGCTCTGTCAAACCTGTTGTGTCTAGTCTAGATACACCACTATATATAACTAGTTTAGTTTACAAGGTTAGCATGTAGACCAGAAACTTTTGACATGTAAATACATAATCCTAATCAATTAGACTTATGAAATTCTTGTACCAACTAGATTGATGAGTCAATAATTCTCTTTCTTAATCATCAATCTAGTTATTGTTGTAATTCAGAATTCTATGTCATCATCAATTCAATTTTCccattcacttttttttctttcttatataCCAATAAAAATCTTTACTTGTATGATTTAAATTGTTCAAAAAAGTGTTTATCCATTTGTGTGTGCAGGTTTTGCTATCCATATGTTCACTGCTAACAGATCCAAATCCAGATGATCCATTGGTATCAGAAATTGCTCATATGTACAAGACTGATAGAAACAAGTATGAATCAGTGGCTCGCAATTGGACTCAAAAATATGCTATGAAAACTTATTGTATCTTCAGTGGAATTGAGGATCATTTCAAGTGAATAATGGTGTATCTGCAACCGGTGCTCAATACAAACAAATTTCACTAACTTTCTTTCGTCTTTAGACAACACAATTATAAGAAGCGAAAAAAGCTCATGCTACTTGTTAACCATGATTTCTTCTccacacaccccccccccccccccccaaaaccatATAATAAGTGCAGAAAACTAGCACAAAATTTGTGAAATGAGAAATGTGTCACAATTGAGATTTCTAACTATGCAAATTTGGGTTAAATAAATGggtctcttttttcttttctttttttcttttcttactaaacaatataaaatgttccgaatgaattttttattttatttttgccaTCCGATGTTAAGTTGTGTTTACCCACTTTAAGATCCcgactatatatataattcacaaTGCATCAGATCCCatcaaaaatttatttgattAGGTAAACCTTTTTTCGGCATACTTCTTTGATTTGAATAAAAACCATTTTGAATGATTCGATTTTGTgttgtttggccataaataatatttcagcATATGAAAATACGGAAAACCAAGTTTGGCCATCAATATTTGCATATAATAAACTTCAGAATTTGAATACTAGTAATGTATTAAAAAACTTATTAGAGGATCATTTCAAGTGAGTAATGGTTCTCATACGCATATCTGCAACCTGTTTTTTCCAAGTAAATTTGTGCTCAATACAAACAAATTTCACTTTCTTTCGTCTTTAGGTTCAAATACTTTTTATCTCAATTAGTGACAACCAAATATTGTCCAAACGCCTATGGTTTGATCAACTTCATTGCATTTCTTGGCTTTATTTTCGTGTTATGTTATTGCCGAGGCTCCAACTTCCTACTAATGTATTGTCGATTAACCAAACAAATGGAGGATTAAAGTATTATAATacaaatgtcaaaatatttaccAGTTAAATCTGACTACTCTTTCCAGTGACCTTTCTATTAACTATTGAAGTGTGGTCATGTTGGACCTTTTGAAGTAACAGAAATCAAGTTCCTCTGATACATCTATTTTGATTCAAGGAGATGCATTAAACATCAACAGAAATGGAagaggaaataaaaggaaaatcaaATGTCATCAGCCATCATGTTGGGAAACAACATAAGAGCTAGGGCATGTGACTatgaacctccaaaacaaacTTAGTCCAGCAATTATTAGTAAGCACGAGTTTGATCTCATAATATAGCCTCAAATTTACAGACAGATTTTTATGAGAGAAAATTGTTACAACAATTAAAATCATGACAAAGTTAGTATATACAGATATTTGCAGCTTCTTCCGCTAGCATGCTAAAAAATGCAGAATCTTGACTAACgggcaaacaaaaaaaaaaaaaaattaacttgtATTGGGAAAAAAGTTATCTGCTTCTGTAACGTCAAGAATGCAAACCCCTTGCAAGAAAATGTCTTTTCTCATTAAGACTTGAGGGATTCGTATTTCTCACCAACTGCACCACCTTTATCCTTCTGGAACTGGATATAGCGCAAAGTGCTTGCGAGCAAAGCGTCTGCAGCAGGATCGGCTGGTTTATTTTCACTTTGCATTTCAGTTGTTATTAGCTCGATTAGGCTCTGGATGGATGCAACAGTGATCTGTGTGACCCCCTTCTCAAAGAAATATAAATACCTGACATCATAGAAATGATAAAAGTGTATCTATCGTCAATGACCTACAAAACAGAGACTGTATCCAAGAAAGGGAAATAAACAAGGATGCATAGCGTTATCTTACTTGTTTAGAATTTCTATAAAGAGCAAGACTGATCCACTGCTGCCTCGGGTTGCATTTGACATTTGTTGAGCAGCATTTGCAATCCTTAAGGCCCGTTTTAAGCAAAGCAAAACCCTGGATCAATGAAAAAGAAACAACCCCGTAACTCGTAAGAtatgaaagttatagaaaatGCTTGAAATCAAGGAGCGGAACTCAAAGGGGCAAAAATCGGAGTGGCTTAGAAAAGACCCATAAACACATATGACATAACCAACATCTCATGCAGGTATAAACCAGGTTAAGAAATGCTCACAATCAGAGTAGCATAAAAGTGAATTTCATCCCTCATGCATAGCATAATTACTAACCTCTCTCCATCCTTGATGCTGTCCTGATCATCAACCCAAAAAAGATGTGCACAAGAGTAGACAGCTTTGCACTGATCAGGCTTCTTCAGGAGTTTTGCGGAGTACTAGATGATATTAAGAAAAGATGGGGGAATCGGTTACAAGCATAGAATGATGAAGCTTAAATCAGCGcggaaaaaaaaaggtggtAAAATGATTACCCCTGTGGCCTTGTGCGTTAATGTGTCCCTGTTCTCAACACCAAAGATGTGCATTCTCTGAAGAGTCCCTATTATTAATTGTATTGCAGTGATCTGTGCTTTGGAGTCCTATCAAAACATTCACCTAGAATTAGAAAAATCCAGCAATGCATGAAATGTACAATCAAGAATGCAGATTATTGAAATGCCAGGAACTCGAGAAAATAGAGTTCATAATAAAGTAAAGATCGGATGAGCGaatgctaccgaaatttcttCTTCGTATAGTATATAAGCTTGGGTGAAAAATTCGTAGGCGACAGGCTCTAGATCAGAGTCATTGGCAGCCTGAGCAACAAAACTAGAGGTCAGTAAACCCACACTTTTTATAAGGTCTGATTCCAGAAATCTTAAACAAGATAAATTCATGTACCTCAGCACACTCCAAGTACAACCTTAATGCTAGTTCAGGTACTGGAACACTTGAGAGAGCCTCAATTATCTGAAACCAGGGGTATGCAATTCATAAGACGTATTTCCTCAGCACAATCTTAAGTATCACAAGATTATTATTGCAATGAAGGAAGAGAAGCTAGAGACGGAAAGGGATACAAGAAGAAAAGCTGTTTCACCAAAAATTCATAATGGTGGTTGTACTAACTCTTAAGAGCttgaaatgcaatgcaacacaTACAACCCCATTCAGCTATTTACCTGATTTAAAAACTGGAAAATTTTCTTAGGCATAGAAGACGCCTCTTCCTCTGGAGCATTTTCATCTTGGTTTTGCTGTCGCCTTACCAActagaaaagaaggaaaattacAACATCAGTAGGTAAATAAAACAGTCAGTTGTGTACGACAGAGAAAACTCACTCCCTCTCTCTTCTTTAAAAAATGGGGGAGGGGGttgatttcttttttctgtTATTTACTCCTTTGAACACACAGTTGCATTGGAAAAGGATCATCTTAAAATGCATATACAAATATTGATCACTTGATTCATTTCTTTCGAAGAAGAAAAGGTTGGGGCATTTAACACCCCACCCATCTTGTAGTCCTTGAGTTGTGAATTCAAACCTTAAGAGAAATAAAAATGAGGGGAGGGACTGTAAAGGGAAGCCTCTTTGGTCCTCCTGTCAGAATATGCTTCTTGACAGAACAAATTATCTGCAAAACAACGAATTGGTAAACCATATCAAATCTTAAAAGCAAGAAACCAACACCTATAGGCTATAGCCAGAGATATAAACGTTATAGCCGCATAGATACATAACAATGGATTGACGCACTATTTTGCACTAacaaacatataaaagaaaaataagaacatCACACACTGCTACTTGCTAGATGAATAAAATTTCATCTTGATTTAATGTGAATTTTTATTcaatatttgaattaaatttaaatGGTAATGCTTATCTGATCTAACCTGATTTAGAATTTTTATTCCATAGTGGCAAGTCAATCGTGTCATATCCATCTCTAAAGCTACTGCTTCATAGGTTAACTGGTATCATCTCAATACTTTTATCATATTTCGCTTGTTAACAACAAAGAGCAAGGACAAAACATGGAATTCCAACTGGGCAAAAAAGCTGAATAGGGCGAAAAAATCACCTAGAAAGCATAAGACCTGATGTAAATGGGCTAACATGAATAGAACATATTCCAAACTAATTGGTATTATTTATATAGatctttttcttccattgtGCACCATCTTTCCCTATGTTTGCATGGACTCCATGAAATTGTAGGTCTTTCAAGACAACTTTCATGTGATTTTAGGTTTATCTCACCCCCTTTTAACACCTTCATGTACCATGGTTTCACACCAACAAACCGGCGCATCCAGAGGTCAAAGAGGTACATGAAAAAACCATCTCAAGCAACCTTCTATCATTGAGGATACTTGCACCTTCTGGCGAATATTGTTATTTTTACTCTAGTTTAATCTTTCATGAGCACACACCCATATTAGCATTTGCATCTCTGCGCCACATATCTTGTGGATGTGTTTAACTTTAATGGCCAAAAATTCACTACATATAACATTGCCGGTCACTTGCATTTAACATGGATGGTCTTATAATTGTTCTATTGAACTTACTTATCAGAACAACAAAAATCTTACGCATCTCCATAGTACTaatcaaaacaagaaaattctagGTATCTTTGTGGTGCTGTCTCATTAATCATATAATAGTTGTTTAAGGTAATTGACCAAAGGGAAAATGAATTGAGTACATGCTCCACAAAAAATGTGACAAAATTTGACTTAACACACTTGACCAAATTCAACCCCAAAATATAAGTAGAACAGATACAAGATATATTTCCAGCAATAAGAAGTAGAGAGGCTATCCATCAAAGGAATATGCAAAGAATCTGGAAAGAGGTATCACTCGTTACCTTCAGCATCTCTTCAGGGTCGTCATTGTGAAGCATTTGAATAAGCCGGGCTACAGAGTTCTGCTCTTCCTTGAAATCTTCTTCGTCAAGCTGAAAATGGAAGGATGAAGAAACTTAGATGTAATGATTTTAGCAAGcaaattttcagaaaacgaGCCACTAAGAACACATTGGAAAGAAGGTCGAAAGATATGAGGAAACTAATAACATAAGCAGAGAAGTCTCTGATCACCTCATCATCAAGATTCTCATCCAAATCTCTGATAAGTCCTTTCATTAATTCAAAAAGAGCCTCTACCTGACAGATGAATAATTTCAGGTAATAGAAAGGTTATTTTATTacaaacaaaatttaagaacaaGAATCAAAAGGAACCTAACCTTTTCAGCTGATGAGATGCaagtcttattttttaaaatagtctGAACTAAAACATTAGCCATCTCTTTGCTAGTTGCGTCATCAAGGTACTCCATAACATGAGGATAATTTGACAGCTTTAATGCAGTATCAATATCCTTATACTTCTCCAGTGGAGCACTTAGAAGGGCCACGATCTGTTTTGTTGCTTTACTGTCTTTGAGCTTTCCTTTACCAGAAAGTTTCTTAACACATGCACCCTGACGCGACGAATAGAGTAATCATTAGCACATTATCGGTACCATATGCACAAGGCAGGCCAAAAAGTTATTTAAATACATGCAGCTTTTAATCAACCTTATTTTTTATTGGCATAAAAATCATATCTGAAAAGCATTAAATGCtgataaagaaaaaggaaaagaaaagagttgaCCTACCAAAATCTGATCTACATAATCAAGGCGATCAGGGTGGACATGAAGAGTAAAAGTTAAAAGAGATGAAAATAGAGTCACAACTCCAGCTATTGGCATGTCTTCTTGGGCTTCTATCACCTGCACCAAGACAGTGATGGGCATCATATCTGAACTACTTGAAAAGTCAGAGGACACCATTGATATTGGGAAGGTTAAAAATGTACGTATACTTATCaagtcagaaaaaaaaaaaaaaaaaaaaaaaaaagtcaaaagagGATAAGTTTGGGGAGGCAAAAGTTGGAAGAAAATCATAACCATCCGTGGCactaaaacaacaacaacaacaacatacctagtataATCCCACATGTGGGGGCTGGGGAGTGTGTGGTGTACACAGAcggcagaccttacccctacctttttgaggtagagaggctgtttccgatagaccctcggctcaagaaatcATTTTTCAGAACAGGTTTGAAAGAAATGCAAGAGACGCTAGTTATAATGAAAATgctgaagaaagaaaaaagtactGACAGTAAAAATAACCAAAGCAAATGACACACCAGTATCAAAAGAATAGAAGAATAGGATAATGCTAGCATAATACTACTACTACTGGTAAAGGGAACGCATAGGTGCTCCAGACTGAAACCTTGCTCTACCACTACCTACTAACCGTCTACCCTAATCCTCAACCTCCACGCTCTCCTATCATCTGTGGCATTGTGCATGCATAAATCAGAATAGTACCACTCTATAGTTGCGACAAAGGCACAGTCTCCATGACTTAACTTTCCACTGATATCCACAGATCTTTGGTCAATTTCTATTTTTCATCTTactaattttttaattagtcaGAGAGTTGGTTAAGAGTTTTATAAAGTTCTCCGAGTTCCACTTAATCTCCACCTGGAGGTAGAAAATGCAGGCCTGGGAGAGTTATCTTTTAGAACATCTGACACCTTCATAAGCAAGAAGTGCATTTTACTTGAGGGTAGTAATCTCATTTACCTTCCCTATGGCACTA from the Lycium ferocissimum isolate CSIRO_LF1 chromosome 11, AGI_CSIRO_Lferr_CH_V1, whole genome shotgun sequence genome contains:
- the LOC132038170 gene encoding ubiquitin-conjugating enzyme E2 10-like; this encodes MASRRIHKELRELQRDPPTSCSAGPVAQDMFHWQATIIGPNDSPYAGGVFHVAIHFPPDYPFKPPKVAFKTKVFHPNINNNGNICLDILKDQWSPALTISKVLLSICSLLTDPNPDDPLVSEIAHMYKTDRNKYESVARNWTQKYAMKTYCIFSGIEDHFK
- the LOC132038631 gene encoding vacuolar protein sorting-associated protein 35A-like, producing MIPNGVEDEDKFLSAGIAGLQQNAFYMHRALDSNNLKDALKYSAQMLSELRTSRLSPHKYYELYMRAFDELRKLEIFFKEETNRGCSIVELYELVQHAGNILPRLYLLCTVGSVYIKSKEAPAKDILKDLVEMCRGIQHPLRGLFLRSYLSQVSKDKLPDIGSEYEGDADTVVDAVEFVLQNFTEMNKLWVRMQHQGPAREKEKREKERSELRDLVGKNLHVLSQIEGIDLEMYKETVLPRVLEQVVNCKDEIAQGYLMDCIIQVFPDEYHLQTLETLLGACPQLQPSVDIKMVLARLMERLSNYAALSTDVLPEFFQVEAFAKLNSAIGKVIEAQEDMPIAGVVTLFSSLLTFTLHVHPDRLDYVDQILGACVKKLSGKGKLKDSKATKQIVALLSAPLEKYKDIDTALKLSNYPHVMEYLDDATSKEMANVLVQTILKNKTCISSAEKVEALFELMKGLIRDLDENLDDELDEEDFKEEQNSVARLIQMLHNDDPEEMLKIICSVKKHILTGGPKRLPFTVPPLIFISLKLVRRQQNQDENAPEEEASSMPKKIFQFLNQIIEALSSVPVPELALRLYLECAEAANDSDLEPVAYEFFTQAYILYEEEISDSKAQITAIQLIIGTLQRMHIFGVENRDTLTHKATGYSAKLLKKPDQCKAVYSCAHLFWVDDQDSIKDGERVLLCLKRALRIANAAQQMSNATRGSSGSVLLFIEILNKYLYFFEKGVTQITVASIQSLIELITTEMQSENKPADPAADALLASTLRYIQFQKDKGGAVGEKYESLKS